One Campylobacter sputorum subsp. sputorum DNA segment encodes these proteins:
- the rpsO gene encoding 30S ribosomal protein S15, translating to MALDSATKAEIVAKFARKSGDTGSPEVQIALLTKRISDLTEHLKIYKKDFSSRLGLLKMVGQRKRLMKYFKGKDYNAYIKLIEELGLKDK from the coding sequence ATGGCTTTGGATTCGGCTACAAAAGCAGAAATAGTTGCAAAATTTGCTAGAAAAAGTGGTGATACAGGTTCACCAGAAGTTCAAATCGCACTTCTTACAAAAAGGATAAGCGATTTAACTGAGCATTTGAAAATTTATAAAAAAGATTTCAGTTCTCGCCTTGGTCTTTTAAAAATGGTAGGACAAAGAAAGCGTCTTATGAAATATTTTAAAGGCAAAGATTATAATGCTTATATTAAACTTATTGAAGAATTAGGTTTAAAAGACAAATAA
- a CDS encoding DHH family phosphoesterase: MKFFHLSHTDLDGYSAQIVTKAYFNDITFFNSNYGKEIDEKFNQIVNLLDDEKSIILITDLNLTLKQCEDFENLIKDKNAKLFLLDHHQSGLECSQKFKWYYLDNSRCATLITYDFFASMYGQKENLHEYCKMVNAVDIWLKDDKYFEFGKVCLNLVANSKEINKVMFQDKSNEYIFFLLQKANEYMWSQNAHINLDDDTHKIKKEYFFDKTNDTLSNMISNFIVKNLSNQKDKFSINYREFKGILTHNIGNTSVIGNDFLVANPEFDFFMDVSSKKTISLRANNKIDVSAMAAELFNGGGHKNASGGLFAAFKDSFDYENIKNQIKDHIFKKTTQNKEEK, encoded by the coding sequence ATGAAATTTTTTCACCTCTCACATACAGATTTAGATGGATACTCAGCACAAATTGTAACAAAAGCTTACTTTAATGATATTACATTTTTTAACTCAAATTATGGAAAAGAAATAGATGAAAAATTTAATCAAATAGTAAATTTGCTTGATGATGAAAAATCTATAATTTTAATCACTGATTTAAATTTAACGCTTAAACAATGCGAAGATTTTGAAAATTTAATAAAAGATAAAAATGCAAAGCTTTTTTTACTAGATCACCATCAAAGCGGTTTAGAATGCTCACAGAAATTTAAGTGGTATTATCTTGACAACTCCAGATGTGCAACGCTTATAACATATGATTTTTTTGCATCTATGTATGGACAAAAAGAAAACTTACACGAGTATTGTAAAATGGTAAATGCAGTTGATATATGGTTAAAAGATGATAAATATTTTGAGTTTGGAAAAGTATGTTTAAACCTTGTAGCAAATTCAAAAGAGATAAATAAAGTTATGTTTCAAGACAAATCAAATGAATATATATTTTTCTTACTACAAAAGGCAAATGAATATATGTGGTCACAAAATGCACATATAAATTTAGATGATGATACACACAAAATAAAAAAAGAGTATTTTTTTGACAAAACAAACGATACTCTTAGCAATATGATTTCAAATTTCATAGTAAAAAATCTCTCAAACCAAAAGGATAAATTTAGTATAAATTACAGAGAATTTAAAGGCATATTAACGCATAATATCGGAAATACTTCTGTGATAGGAAATGACTTTTTAGTAGCAAATCCTGAATTTGATTTTTTTATGGATGTAAGCTCTAAAAAAACAATAAGTCTAAGAGCAAATAACAAAATAGATGTAAGTGCAATGGCGGCTGAACTTTTTAACGGAGGTGGTCATAAAAATGCAAGCGGTGGTTTATTTGCAGCTTTTAAAGATAGTTTTGATTATGAAAATATAAAAAATCAAATAAAAGATCACATTTTTAAAAAAACTACTCAAAATAAGGAAGAAAAATGA
- the pgeF gene encoding peptidoglycan editing factor PgeF, with the protein MSVFYGFSDTKGGVSNRNYSSLNLGLHVNDDENLVIQNRKIFANKLGFKSENLVFMDQIHSDNICIIDKIPYPTPTCDAIITNLKNVVLCVMVADCMPVLLFDKSKQIISAVHLGRAGICANLLTKVIQKMIAKFECKIDDLKLIVGPHIQGKCYEIGNLNLEKFNKFKKDGNFYMNKALLSEINEIGLKDYTISEICTHCDKNYFSYRRDKITGRFCGYIYIK; encoded by the coding sequence ATGAGTGTATTTTACGGCTTTAGCGATACTAAAGGCGGTGTATCAAATAGAAATTATAGTAGTTTAAATTTAGGACTACATGTAAATGATGATGAAAATTTAGTTATACAAAATAGAAAAATTTTTGCAAATAAATTAGGTTTTAAAAGTGAAAATTTGGTATTTATGGATCAAATTCATTCAGATAATATTTGCATCATAGATAAAATCCCCTACCCAACTCCAACTTGCGATGCAATAATCACAAATTTAAAAAATGTAGTTTTATGTGTTATGGTAGCAGATTGTATGCCGGTGCTACTATTTGATAAATCAAAACAAATTATATCAGCCGTGCATTTAGGAAGAGCTGGAATTTGTGCAAATTTACTAACAAAAGTAATTCAAAAAATGATAGCTAAATTTGAATGCAAAATAGATGATTTAAAACTAATAGTTGGTCCGCACATTCAAGGAAAATGTTATGAGATAGGAAATTTAAATCTTGAAAAATTTAATAAATTTAAAAAAGATGGAAATTTTTATATGAACAAAGCACTGCTTAGTGAGATAAACGAAATCGGACTAAAAGATTACACGATAAGTGAGATTTGCACACATTGCGATAAAAACTATTTTTCATATAGAAGAGATAAAATAACAGGAAGATTTTGTGGATATATTTATATAAAATAA
- the flhA gene encoding flagellar biosynthesis protein FlhA, which translates to MKSLSIVALIISIIAIIIVPLPSMVLDFFLALSISLSVLIILISIYIPKPTDLTTFPTLILLITLFRLSLNIATTRMILSKGHHGPDAVSEIISSFGQFVVGGNYVIGIIVFTILVLINFMVVTKGSTRVSEVQARFTLDAMPGKQMAIDADLNAGLIDEQTARKRRQEIIGEANFYGAMDGSSKFIKGDAVAGIIITIVNIVGGFLIGTFQHDLTMADAASTYTILTIGDGLVSQIPGLITSTATAIIITRASKDDDNFAEGVLKQLLGEYRTMFIVGFILVIFALVPGLPTFSLGFIGCIFLGMGYLMRRSKGEAPLLLTPKKKEEMKQKAQQQDAAATKPPKKSEEEIAKEEEKRINDILKLEILELDLGYGLLKLADSDLIERIRSMRRNIANDLGFLMPKIRIRDNLQLPPNVYNFKLKGIVIGSSEVYPDKFMAMSDGMVSEEIEGIPTKEPAFGYDALWIDASAKEDAMVKGYIPIEPAAVISTHMSELVRQNASELLTRQETQNILDKLKEDYPVLVDDTLRVASVGLIQKILKSLLKDNIPIKDMLSILEAIGDMAEYTKNLDMLIEYVRKSLSRVITSMYSDENGQLNFYILNSADQQKLIDALQLKDGSYNLMLNVAQTSAVVTALRDQRDKKPITQNNMVLCVESSIRKFISDICSQFGIDIVVLSFAEISPNTPFETLGVINIENL; encoded by the coding sequence ATGAAAAGCCTTTCTATAGTTGCTTTAATCATATCGATTATAGCAATCATCATAGTTCCGCTTCCAAGCATGGTGCTTGATTTTTTCTTAGCACTTTCCATATCTTTATCAGTTTTGATTATACTTATTTCGATTTATATACCAAAACCAACTGATCTTACTACATTTCCAACACTAATTTTACTTATCACTCTTTTTAGACTTTCTTTAAATATCGCTACAACTAGAATGATATTAAGCAAGGGTCATCATGGTCCAGATGCCGTAAGTGAGATTATCTCAAGTTTTGGGCAATTTGTAGTTGGTGGAAATTATGTAATTGGTATCATAGTTTTTACGATACTTGTGCTTATAAATTTTATGGTTGTAACAAAAGGATCAACTAGAGTTAGTGAAGTTCAAGCAAGATTTACACTTGATGCAATGCCAGGAAAACAGATGGCAATAGATGCAGATCTAAATGCCGGTTTGATCGACGAACAAACAGCTAGAAAAAGAAGGCAAGAAATTATTGGAGAAGCAAACTTTTATGGAGCAATGGATGGTTCTAGTAAATTTATAAAAGGCGATGCAGTTGCTGGTATTATCATCACTATAGTAAATATAGTTGGTGGTTTTTTGATAGGAACTTTTCAACATGACTTAACTATGGCTGATGCTGCATCAACATATACTATACTAACGATAGGAGATGGGCTAGTAAGTCAAATTCCTGGTCTTATCACTTCAACAGCTACTGCTATTATTATAACAAGAGCTAGCAAAGATGATGATAACTTTGCAGAAGGTGTTTTAAAACAACTTCTTGGCGAGTATAGAACTATGTTTATAGTTGGCTTTATACTAGTCATTTTTGCACTAGTCCCAGGACTTCCAACATTTTCTTTGGGCTTCATTGGGTGTATTTTCCTTGGAATGGGATATTTGATGAGAAGATCAAAAGGCGAAGCTCCACTTTTGCTAACACCTAAGAAAAAAGAAGAAATGAAGCAAAAAGCACAACAACAAGACGCAGCAGCTACAAAACCGCCTAAAAAAAGCGAAGAAGAGATAGCAAAAGAGGAAGAAAAACGCATAAACGATATACTAAAATTAGAAATTTTAGAACTTGATTTGGGGTATGGACTACTTAAATTAGCAGATAGCGATCTTATAGAAAGAATTAGATCTATGAGAAGAAATATAGCAAATGATCTTGGATTTTTGATGCCAAAAATACGTATCAGAGATAATTTGCAACTTCCGCCAAATGTTTATAATTTTAAATTAAAAGGTATAGTTATAGGAAGTAGCGAAGTTTATCCTGATAAATTTATGGCAATGAGTGATGGGATGGTAAGCGAGGAGATAGAAGGGATTCCTACAAAAGAACCAGCTTTTGGATATGACGCACTTTGGATAGATGCTAGTGCTAAAGAAGATGCAATGGTAAAAGGCTATATACCAATAGAACCAGCAGCAGTTATATCAACACATATGAGCGAACTTGTAAGACAAAACGCATCTGAGCTTTTAACAAGGCAAGAAACTCAAAATATCCTAGATAAATTAAAAGAAGATTATCCAGTTCTTGTAGATGATACGCTAAGGGTTGCAAGTGTCGGACTGATACAAAAAATCCTAAAATCTCTTTTAAAAGATAATATTCCTATAAAAGATATGTTAAGCATACTTGAAGCTATCGGAGATATGGCAGAATACACTAAAAACCTTGATATGCTAATAGAATATGTTAGAAAATCTCTTTCAAGAGTTATAACATCAATGTATAGCGATGAAAACGGACAGCTAAATTTCTACATACTAAACTCTGCAGATCAACAAAAACTTATAGATGCTCTTCAGTTAAAAGATGGAAGCTATAATCTAATGTTAAATGTAGCACAAACTAGTGCCGTAGTAACAGCCCTTAGAGATCAAAGAGATAAAAAACCTATAACGCAAAACAATATGGTGCTTTGTGTAGAATCTTCTATAAGAAAATTTATCTCAGATATCTGCTCTCAGTTTGGCATAGATATAGTTGTGCTTAGCTTTGCCGAAATTTCGCCAAATACACCTTTTGAAACTCTTGGCGTGATAAATATAGAAAACTTATAA
- a CDS encoding Rrf2 family transcriptional regulator, whose protein sequence is MLFTKASEYALLSLILLAKSNNPKDVENISKELNISKSFLAKILQNLAKNGVLKSTRGINGGFLLAKDPKQITIASIIEYAEKRPTNVFECSGDIENCHNQNGDICTIWPIFSKLQNIVDDFLKKITLKDIMQK, encoded by the coding sequence ATGCTTTTTACAAAGGCTAGCGAATATGCACTTTTATCTTTGATTTTACTTGCAAAATCAAATAATCCAAAAGATGTAGAAAATATATCAAAAGAATTAAATATATCAAAAAGTTTTTTAGCAAAAATTTTACAAAATCTTGCAAAAAATGGTGTTTTAAAATCTACTCGTGGAATAAATGGCGGTTTTTTGTTAGCTAAAGATCCAAAACAAATAACGATAGCAAGTATTATAGAGTATGCGGAAAAACGCCCTACAAATGTTTTTGAATGTTCTGGAGATATAGAAAATTGTCATAATCAAAATGGTGATATTTGCACTATTTGGCCTATTTTTAGCAAACTTCAAAACATTGTAGATGATTTTTTAAAAAAAATAACATTAAAAGATATTATGCAAAAGTAG